A window from Halomicrobium urmianum encodes these proteins:
- a CDS encoding Lrp/AsnC family transcriptional regulator gives MEPDETDRTVINALLADGRASAREIASETGLPAPTVAKRLDALEAADVVEGYEPRVDYEQLGYDVGAVFQLSVDGDGLTDLTDRLRDHERMIAVYEVTGGHDVVAIGKFRDTATLDEEIKTLLTDPAVEDATTAIVLDTVREFEQFSVDAG, from the coding sequence ATGGAGCCCGACGAGACGGACCGAACGGTGATCAACGCACTGCTCGCGGACGGGCGGGCCAGCGCCCGGGAGATCGCCTCCGAGACGGGCCTGCCCGCGCCGACGGTGGCCAAGCGGCTCGACGCCCTCGAGGCGGCCGACGTCGTCGAGGGGTACGAGCCCCGCGTCGACTACGAGCAGCTGGGGTACGACGTCGGCGCGGTCTTCCAGCTGTCCGTCGACGGCGACGGGCTGACGGACCTGACCGACCGGTTGCGCGACCACGAGCGGATGATCGCCGTCTACGAGGTGACCGGCGGCCACGACGTGGTCGCCATCGGGAAGTTCCGGGACACCGCCACGCTGGACGAGGAGATCAAGACGCTGCTGACCGACCCCGCGGTCGAGGACGCCACCACGGCCATCGTCCTCGACACCGTCCGCGAGTTCGAACAGTTCTCCGTCGACGCCGGCTGA
- a CDS encoding competence/damage-inducible protein A, which produces MDVALLTVGDELLSGDTENTNATWLARELTGRGASVRRVLTVPDDREVIADYVREWRDRFDAVIVTGGLGDTPDDVTVEAVADAFDRELEVREDVRERVEEKARQYREENPERFEEYEFDIDFDETAALPAGARPLQTEESFNPGCVVENVYVFPGFPEELRTMFGAVAEEFGGDVVTESVATVTPEGALKDVLDGVRKQFDVAVGSYPVRDDRPGRVKVSGTDSEEVESAAAWVRERVRTPEE; this is translated from the coding sequence ATGGACGTGGCGCTGCTGACCGTGGGTGACGAACTGCTGTCGGGCGACACCGAGAACACGAACGCGACGTGGCTGGCGCGGGAGTTGACCGGCCGGGGCGCGAGCGTCCGGCGGGTCCTCACCGTGCCGGACGACCGCGAGGTCATCGCCGACTACGTCCGCGAGTGGCGCGACCGGTTCGACGCGGTGATCGTCACCGGCGGGCTGGGCGACACGCCGGACGACGTGACGGTCGAGGCGGTCGCAGACGCCTTCGACCGCGAGCTGGAGGTCCGCGAGGACGTCCGCGAGCGCGTCGAGGAGAAGGCCCGGCAGTACCGCGAGGAGAACCCGGAGCGCTTCGAGGAGTACGAGTTCGACATCGACTTCGACGAGACGGCGGCGCTCCCCGCGGGCGCGCGGCCGCTCCAGACGGAGGAGAGCTTCAACCCGGGCTGCGTCGTCGAGAACGTCTACGTCTTCCCGGGGTTCCCCGAGGAACTGCGGACGATGTTCGGGGCCGTCGCGGAGGAGTTCGGCGGCGACGTCGTCACCGAGTCGGTGGCGACGGTGACCCCCGAGGGCGCGCTGAAGGACGTGCTGGACGGCGTCCGCAAGCAGTTCGACGTGGCCGTCGGGAGCTACCCCGTCCGCGACGACCGGCCCGGGCGAGTGAAAGTCAGCGGGACGGACAGCGAGGAAGTCGAGAGTGCCGCGGCGTGGGTGCGCGAGCGCGTACGGACGCCCGAGGAGTGA
- the larE gene encoding ATP-dependent sacrificial sulfur transferase LarE, with amino-acid sequence MTAVEAKLEAARSDLADREGVLIAFSGGVDSSVVAAIAHDALGEDAVACTAKSETLPEAELVDANRVADEIGIRHEIVEFSELDSEAFVQNDEERCYHCRSMRLSAMYDRARELDIDIVCDGTNASDPGEGHRPGLRAVEELNAYSPLLEHDITKEEVREIAREYDLSVADKPSMACLSSRIPTGLEVTEDRLSRVEKAERLLRTWGFEQFRVRDHDGLARIEVAEEELDVALDPDFVRAARDHVGDLGFDHVTLDLHGYQTGSVSPEGEDDAEDDEPVVADVFDTDYPVADE; translated from the coding sequence ATGACAGCCGTGGAGGCCAAGCTCGAGGCCGCTCGCTCGGATCTCGCCGACCGCGAGGGCGTGCTGATCGCCTTCTCCGGCGGCGTGGACTCGTCGGTGGTGGCGGCGATCGCCCACGACGCGCTGGGCGAGGACGCCGTCGCCTGCACCGCCAAGAGCGAGACGCTCCCGGAGGCCGAACTGGTCGACGCCAACCGGGTGGCCGACGAGATCGGCATCCGTCACGAAATCGTCGAGTTCAGCGAGCTCGACAGCGAGGCCTTCGTCCAGAACGACGAGGAGCGGTGCTATCACTGCCGGTCGATGCGCCTCTCGGCGATGTACGACAGGGCCCGGGAGCTGGACATCGACATCGTCTGCGACGGCACCAACGCCTCCGACCCCGGCGAGGGTCACCGACCCGGGCTGCGCGCCGTCGAGGAACTGAACGCCTACTCGCCGCTGCTGGAGCACGACATCACCAAGGAGGAGGTCCGGGAGATCGCCCGCGAGTACGACCTCTCGGTCGCCGACAAGCCCTCGATGGCCTGCCTCTCCTCGCGGATCCCGACCGGACTCGAGGTGACCGAGGACCGCCTCTCACGCGTCGAGAAGGCCGAGCGCCTGCTGCGGACCTGGGGCTTCGAGCAGTTCCGCGTTCGCGACCACGACGGCCTCGCGCGCATCGAGGTCGCCGAGGAGGAACTGGACGTGGCGCTGGACCCCGACTTCGTCCGCGCGGCGCGGGACCACGTCGGCGACCTCGGGTTCGACCACGTGACGCTGGACCTCCACGGGTACCAGACCGGGAGCGTCAGTCCGGAGGGCGAAGACGACGCCGAGGACGACGAACCCGTCGTCGCCGACGTGTTCGACACCGACTATCCGGTCGCCGACGAGTAG
- a CDS encoding MinD/ParA family ATP-binding protein produces the protein MGSRSYAIAGGKGGVGKTTTTVNVVAALGASGHSVGVVGADLAMPNLGAVLGVEADATLHDVLAGAADLEAALARVDGLAVVPGDPRLDRYRRADPAGLRDVIRRLATAVDVVLVDTGAGLTHESLVPFGACDGVVLVTTPDRAAVDDAAKTAELVAEVDGTVAGVVAARADEAGAERVDADVPGSLLGRVPDAPDLAGDEPVVETAPDSTLADAHREVADALAPQPDGGAAATASDG, from the coding sequence ATGGGGAGTCGAAGCTACGCGATCGCAGGGGGGAAAGGAGGGGTCGGCAAGACGACGACCACCGTCAACGTGGTCGCGGCGCTGGGGGCGTCGGGTCACTCCGTGGGCGTCGTCGGCGCCGACCTCGCGATGCCGAACCTCGGTGCGGTCCTCGGCGTCGAGGCCGACGCGACGCTGCACGACGTGCTCGCCGGCGCGGCCGACCTGGAGGCGGCTCTCGCCCGCGTCGACGGGCTCGCCGTCGTCCCGGGAGACCCGCGGCTGGACCGCTACCGGCGGGCCGATCCGGCGGGACTGCGCGACGTGATCCGGCGGCTCGCCACCGCCGTCGACGTCGTCCTGGTCGACACCGGCGCCGGGCTGACCCACGAGTCGCTCGTCCCGTTCGGGGCCTGCGACGGCGTCGTCCTCGTGACCACGCCCGACCGCGCGGCGGTCGACGACGCGGCCAAGACGGCAGAGCTGGTCGCCGAGGTCGACGGCACCGTCGCGGGCGTCGTCGCTGCCCGGGCGGACGAGGCGGGCGCCGAGCGCGTCGACGCCGACGTCCCGGGGTCGCTTCTGGGTCGCGTCCCCGACGCCCCGGACCTCGCCGGGGACGAACCGGTCGTCGAGACGGCACCGGACAGCACCCTCGCCGACGCACACCGCGAGGTCGCCGACGCGCTCGCCCCGCAGCCGGACGGGGGTGCCGCCGCGACGGCCAGCGACGGGTGA
- a CDS encoding plastocyanin/azurin family copper-binding protein gives MSEKRPTRLGSYRRDLMKALGAGAGVAALGGVATAQSGDDDGGVEAADDGGNAVHEVLTLIGPPTHPERPADFYYQPTGLHVQPGDVVRFRFVTPDHNVVSMHPAYGMRRRVPTGVDAFSSPLLGFESIPDDQVEPPELPMEGSESAGGDEGGTQEADDGESEDGPDPATWLRAFETPGVYDLICSPHEAFGMAMRVVVGDETDAAFETSDPEALPEPRAGPVGLARVTLTDPALEPETVVEQGAVAWEDLEAWSDAAAEEETPAGTPAETPAAGDNETDGNLTSGTLTDENPAGGNGSGGS, from the coding sequence ATGTCGGAGAAACGACCGACGCGACTGGGTTCGTACAGGCGCGACCTGATGAAGGCCCTCGGAGCGGGGGCCGGCGTGGCGGCGCTCGGCGGCGTCGCGACAGCACAGAGCGGCGACGACGACGGCGGGGTGGAGGCCGCCGACGACGGCGGCAACGCCGTCCACGAGGTCCTGACGTTGATCGGCCCCCCGACCCACCCGGAGCGCCCGGCGGACTTCTACTACCAGCCCACGGGCCTGCACGTCCAGCCGGGCGACGTCGTCCGCTTCCGGTTCGTGACGCCGGACCACAACGTTGTCTCGATGCACCCCGCGTACGGAATGCGGCGACGGGTGCCGACGGGCGTCGACGCCTTCTCGTCGCCGCTCCTGGGGTTCGAGTCGATTCCCGACGATCAGGTCGAGCCGCCGGAGCTACCGATGGAGGGCAGCGAGTCGGCTGGCGGTGACGAGGGCGGCACACAGGAAGCGGACGACGGCGAGAGCGAGGACGGGCCCGACCCGGCGACCTGGCTGCGCGCGTTCGAGACGCCGGGCGTGTACGACCTCATCTGCTCGCCCCACGAGGCGTTCGGAATGGCGATGCGGGTCGTCGTCGGCGACGAGACCGACGCGGCGTTCGAGACGTCGGACCCCGAGGCGCTCCCCGAACCGCGGGCCGGCCCGGTCGGACTGGCCCGGGTGACGCTGACCGATCCGGCGCTGGAACCGGAGACCGTCGTCGAGCAGGGGGCGGTCGCGTGGGAAGACCTCGAAGCGTGGAGCGACGCGGCGGCGGAAGAGGAGACGCCCGCCGGGACGCCGGCGGAGACGCCCGCGGCGGGCGACAACGAGACGGATGGAAACCTGACCAGCGGTACGCTGACGGACGAAAACCCGGCCGGCGGCAACGGGAGCGGCGGCTCCTGA
- a CDS encoding DedA family protein — MASLEPSRSSLRTFAEDYGLLVVAGTFVLLAVAGVALFLIGDEQYARQLIDRYGLFALLAIFVLEGAMLLYFAPSEALVPISIGVLATTDGGYDVGVVAAILTVAVVGATAGQTALFVLAKRGGREWLLDKPWFRVDESSLARFEGWFDRWGRPAVPISNALLFTRGMLTVPAGIADMDVREFALLSALGTLAFESWLALAAHYAFEWGLLDLLPI, encoded by the coding sequence ATGGCTTCCCTGGAGCCCTCGCGTAGCTCCCTCCGCACGTTCGCCGAGGACTACGGCCTGCTGGTCGTCGCTGGGACGTTCGTCCTCCTCGCCGTCGCCGGCGTCGCCCTGTTCCTGATCGGCGACGAGCAGTACGCCCGCCAGCTCATCGACCGGTACGGACTGTTCGCGCTGCTGGCGATCTTCGTGCTGGAGGGCGCAATGTTGCTGTACTTCGCCCCGAGCGAGGCGCTCGTCCCGATCTCCATCGGCGTGCTGGCGACGACCGACGGCGGTTACGACGTCGGCGTCGTCGCCGCTATCCTGACCGTCGCGGTGGTCGGTGCCACCGCCGGCCAGACCGCGCTGTTCGTGCTCGCCAAACGCGGCGGCCGCGAGTGGCTCCTGGACAAGCCCTGGTTCCGCGTCGACGAGTCCAGTCTGGCCCGCTTCGAGGGCTGGTTCGACCGCTGGGGTCGCCCCGCCGTCCCGATCAGCAACGCGCTGCTGTTCACGCGTGGCATGCTCACGGTCCCGGCGGGCATCGCCGACATGGACGTCCGGGAGTTCGCCCTCCTGTCGGCGCTGGGCACGCTCGCATTCGAGTCGTGGCTCGCGCTGGCCGCCCACTACGCCTTCGAGTGGGGGCTGCTGGATCTGCTTCCGATCTGA
- a CDS encoding ammonium transporter, with protein sequence MLYEPLQVSADALNYTWILVASFLIFFMHAGFAMLEAGQVRSKNVANQLTKNLLTWSVGVTMFFLVGAGISGLVGGSDFAAGFTTSGTGWIDWLYGAVFAMTAATIVSGAVAGRAKLRAYVGYTFLLAAVIYPVVTGLTWAGSHISFGGAVFTDFAGGMIVHGMGGVAGLTAAWVLGPRMDRYNDDGTANVIPGHSMTFAVLGTLILAFGWYGFNVGTSAIIGEEFLGAQLGRVAMTTTISMACGAMGAGLVAWFKTGKVDTLYVANGLLAGLVGITAIPHTTTWWGAFVVGGLAGAQLPVVFGFVENTLKIDDVCAVFPVHGSAGVLGTLLFPFVAAPQFVDSVVDAFVAQVIGVAVITAWTVVATGVVWGAFKATGQARVTPQHERDGLDVSEHGVETYPEFGEDEGVVADGGLVGDQTSSERRSGGGTVVTNENVAAQRGDDE encoded by the coding sequence ATGCTGTACGAACCACTACAGGTCAGCGCGGACGCGCTCAACTACACGTGGATACTGGTGGCATCGTTCCTGATCTTCTTCATGCACGCCGGCTTCGCCATGCTCGAGGCGGGGCAGGTGCGATCGAAGAACGTGGCGAACCAGCTGACGAAGAACCTCCTGACCTGGTCGGTCGGGGTGACGATGTTCTTCCTGGTCGGCGCGGGCATCTCTGGCCTGGTCGGCGGCAGCGACTTCGCCGCCGGCTTCACGACCAGCGGAACGGGCTGGATCGACTGGCTGTACGGCGCCGTCTTCGCGATGACGGCGGCGACGATCGTCTCCGGGGCCGTCGCCGGCCGCGCGAAGCTCCGGGCCTACGTCGGCTACACGTTCCTGCTGGCCGCCGTGATCTACCCCGTCGTCACCGGCCTGACGTGGGCCGGGAGCCACATCTCGTTCGGCGGCGCGGTCTTCACCGACTTCGCCGGCGGGATGATCGTCCACGGCATGGGCGGCGTCGCCGGCCTCACCGCAGCGTGGGTGCTCGGCCCGCGCATGGATCGGTACAACGACGACGGCACGGCTAACGTCATCCCGGGTCACTCGATGACCTTCGCCGTGCTCGGCACGCTGATACTGGCCTTCGGCTGGTACGGGTTCAACGTCGGTACGTCGGCGATCATCGGCGAGGAGTTCCTCGGCGCCCAGCTCGGCCGCGTCGCGATGACGACGACGATCTCCATGGCGTGCGGTGCCATGGGCGCCGGGCTCGTCGCCTGGTTCAAGACCGGGAAGGTCGACACCCTGTACGTCGCCAACGGCCTGCTGGCCGGTCTGGTCGGCATCACGGCGATCCCACACACGACGACCTGGTGGGGGGCCTTCGTCGTCGGCGGCCTCGCCGGCGCGCAGCTGCCCGTCGTCTTCGGCTTCGTCGAGAACACGCTGAAGATCGACGACGTCTGCGCCGTCTTCCCCGTCCACGGGAGCGCGGGCGTGCTCGGCACGCTGCTGTTCCCGTTCGTCGCGGCCCCCCAGTTCGTCGATTCCGTGGTCGACGCTTTTGTCGCCCAGGTGATCGGCGTCGCCGTCATCACGGCCTGGACGGTCGTCGCGACCGGCGTCGTCTGGGGCGCGTTCAAGGCGACGGGGCAGGCCCGGGTCACGCCCCAGCACGAGCGCGACGGCCTCGACGTCAGCGAGCACGGCGTCGAGACCTACCCCGAATTCGGCGAGGACGAGGGCGTCGTCGCGGACGGTGGTCTGGTCGGAGACCAGACCTCGTCGGAGCGCCGGTCCGGCGGCGGCACCGTCGTGACGAACGAGAACGTTGCGGCCCAGAGAGGTGACGACGAATGA
- a CDS encoding MATE family efflux transporter, with protein MTDTSTDQSDQFTRGSIVRPLLVLAGPLTATQLLQVAYNLTDTFWVGRLGAGAVSALSFSWPLIFLLISVGAGMTNAGTILISQNVGAGNDDRLGHVAGQTIAFVGLLSIGVAALGAAFAPQLLQAIGAPAGTTVHDLAVAYTRVIVLGMPFTFGFYVFMALLRGWGDTKTPMYLMALSVGLNVALDPFLVLGFAGNPLFGWVGLGGLQDALFTATGFTGFGVTGAAAATVFSRAVAAVVGLWLLFGGRVGLRLGLDDLLLQFETVAKIVRLGGPGAVDQSTESVAAIVTTALVATVGTDAVAAYGIGNRFVSLVWLPTVAMGMSVETVVGQNLGSGRRDRARRTVYVAVAILATAFLVAGAFTVRLARPIVEVFIAGPDAGPIISHGAAFLRIVAPTWVVMAAYHMMNGAFYGSGSTRMAMGIGVTSLWGVRALAAVLLVLVAGLGASGAWYAIALSNVTAAIAGAIFFFRGDWLGDVLAVDSTPEATDDADAGTTD; from the coding sequence ATGACGGATACCTCGACTGACCAGTCCGATCAATTCACGCGGGGATCTATCGTTCGGCCGCTACTGGTGCTCGCCGGCCCCCTCACCGCGACTCAATTGCTGCAGGTGGCGTACAACCTCACCGACACGTTCTGGGTCGGACGGCTGGGTGCCGGGGCAGTGAGTGCGCTCTCCTTCTCCTGGCCGCTCATCTTCCTGCTGATAAGCGTCGGTGCGGGGATGACCAATGCCGGAACGATCCTCATCTCGCAGAACGTCGGTGCGGGCAACGACGACCGACTCGGGCACGTCGCAGGGCAGACGATCGCGTTCGTCGGCCTGCTCTCGATCGGCGTGGCGGCACTCGGGGCAGCGTTCGCTCCGCAGTTGCTTCAGGCGATCGGCGCTCCCGCGGGCACGACGGTCCACGACCTCGCCGTCGCGTACACGCGAGTGATCGTCCTCGGGATGCCCTTCACGTTCGGATTCTACGTGTTCATGGCGCTCCTTCGCGGCTGGGGCGACACGAAGACGCCGATGTACCTGATGGCGCTCAGCGTCGGTCTCAACGTCGCCCTCGATCCGTTCCTCGTCCTCGGATTCGCCGGCAATCCGCTGTTCGGCTGGGTGGGTCTCGGCGGCCTCCAGGACGCGCTGTTCACCGCGACCGGGTTCACCGGCTTCGGCGTCACAGGCGCTGCGGCGGCGACTGTCTTCTCACGCGCCGTGGCTGCAGTCGTCGGCCTGTGGCTGCTGTTCGGTGGACGCGTCGGCCTCCGGCTCGGACTGGACGACCTCCTGTTGCAGTTCGAAACGGTCGCGAAGATCGTCCGACTCGGGGGCCCCGGAGCCGTCGATCAGAGCACCGAATCCGTCGCGGCCATCGTCACGACGGCGCTGGTCGCCACCGTCGGTACTGATGCCGTCGCTGCGTACGGAATCGGCAACCGGTTCGTTTCGCTCGTCTGGCTCCCCACTGTGGCGATGGGTATGTCCGTCGAGACGGTGGTGGGACAGAACCTCGGTAGCGGTCGTCGCGATCGCGCTCGACGCACGGTGTACGTCGCCGTCGCGATCCTCGCGACGGCCTTTCTCGTCGCCGGTGCGTTCACCGTCCGGCTCGCCCGACCGATAGTGGAAGTGTTCATCGCCGGTCCCGACGCGGGCCCGATCATCAGCCACGGTGCGGCGTTCCTCCGGATCGTCGCGCCGACGTGGGTCGTCATGGCCGCCTATCACATGATGAACGGGGCGTTCTACGGGTCCGGGTCGACCCGGATGGCGATGGGCATCGGCGTGACGTCGCTGTGGGGCGTCCGTGCCCTCGCCGCAGTCCTGCTCGTACTCGTGGCAGGTCTCGGTGCGAGCGGGGCGTGGTACGCCATCGCCCTCTCCAACGTCACTGCGGCCATCGCAGGAGCGATCTTCTTCTTCCGTGGCGACTGGCTGGGGGACGTCCTCGCAGTCGATTCGACGCCGGAAGCGACTGACGATGCGGACGCGGGGACGACTGACTGA
- a CDS encoding chemotaxis protein CheC — MALEVDVRKLDIFNGMAREGSGTVADHLGQLTGRDAAVRTSQINFLDIEDVKTHIGADRRVGIYVELNEPPYGYVLFMLEPADSKQLAGAMTGGMGGESDESGFSEMERSAMQEIGNIMTSAFIDGWANVLETTIDMGTPNFVLGPADGIVDEMGGWPESELVFVVDSRITVEGGDLGMTVYTFPELESLVGLIQNIDLDTDVEADVAADELF; from the coding sequence ATGGCGCTGGAAGTCGACGTCAGGAAGCTCGACATCTTCAACGGGATGGCCAGGGAGGGGTCGGGGACGGTCGCCGATCACCTCGGACAGCTGACGGGGCGCGACGCCGCCGTCCGGACCTCGCAGATCAACTTCCTCGACATCGAGGACGTCAAGACCCACATCGGCGCTGATCGGCGCGTCGGCATCTACGTGGAGTTGAACGAGCCGCCCTACGGCTACGTCCTGTTCATGCTCGAACCGGCCGACAGCAAGCAACTGGCCGGCGCGATGACGGGCGGGATGGGCGGGGAGAGCGACGAGTCGGGATTCAGCGAGATGGAGCGGTCGGCCATGCAGGAGATCGGCAACATCATGACCAGCGCCTTCATCGACGGGTGGGCCAACGTCCTCGAGACGACGATCGACATGGGGACGCCGAACTTCGTGCTCGGACCCGCAGACGGCATCGTCGACGAGATGGGCGGCTGGCCGGAGTCGGAACTCGTCTTCGTCGTCGACTCCCGGATCACGGTCGAGGGGGGCGACCTCGGGATGACCGTCTACACCTTCCCCGAACTCGAGTCGCTCGTCGGACTGATCCAGAACATCGACCTCGACACCGACGTCGAGGCTGACGTGGCGGCCGACGAACTGTTCTAG
- a CDS encoding DUF192 domain-containing protein, whose amino-acid sequence MTRARSLSVVGLVLLVALAGCAQFDAGSTTATSTGTPTETDTPAPTATATPTETPASTPTIDLERGNATGTFLTDDGNVTVTLEVADNRTERSEGLMNRTHLPERHGMVFVYDGAAQRGFWMKNTLIPLDMIFVAPNGTVLNVEHARTQPNASAGELKSYYSDGDAQYVVEMERGFANETGVGPGTEVELDLPEDNESDAE is encoded by the coding sequence ATGACGCGAGCACGTTCACTGTCGGTCGTCGGGCTCGTCCTCCTCGTCGCGCTGGCGGGGTGCGCGCAGTTCGACGCGGGGTCGACGACGGCGACGAGCACCGGGACGCCGACCGAGACTGACACGCCGGCCCCGACCGCGACGGCGACGCCCACAGAGACTCCGGCGTCGACCCCGACGATCGACCTCGAACGCGGGAACGCCACGGGGACGTTCCTGACCGACGACGGGAACGTCACCGTCACGCTGGAGGTGGCCGACAACAGGACGGAGCGCAGCGAGGGGCTGATGAACCGGACGCACCTGCCCGAGCGCCACGGGATGGTGTTCGTCTACGACGGGGCCGCCCAGCGGGGCTTCTGGATGAAGAACACGCTGATCCCGCTGGACATGATCTTCGTCGCGCCCAACGGGACCGTGCTGAACGTCGAACACGCCCGCACCCAGCCCAACGCCAGCGCGGGCGAGCTGAAGTCCTACTACAGCGACGGGGACGCGCAGTACGTCGTCGAGATGGAGCGCGGGTTCGCCAACGAGACCGGCGTCGGTCCCGGCACCGAGGTCGAACTCGATCTGCCCGAGGACAACGAGAGCGACGCCGAGTGA
- a CDS encoding P-II family nitrogen regulator, producing the protein MSDTDTDEDEREIKLVMAMIRPDKLGDVKEALAEVGAPSLTVTNVSGRGSQPAKTGQWRGEEYVVDLHQKVKIECVVADIPAEDVVEAIQQGAQTGEPGDGKVFVLPVEDAVQIRTGERGPDAV; encoded by the coding sequence ATGAGCGACACTGACACCGACGAGGACGAGCGCGAGATCAAACTGGTGATGGCGATGATTCGTCCCGACAAGCTCGGCGACGTCAAGGAGGCGCTGGCGGAGGTCGGCGCCCCCTCGCTGACGGTGACGAACGTCTCCGGCCGCGGCAGCCAGCCCGCCAAGACGGGCCAGTGGCGCGGCGAGGAGTACGTCGTCGACCTCCACCAGAAGGTCAAGATCGAGTGCGTCGTGGCGGACATCCCCGCCGAGGACGTCGTCGAGGCCATCCAGCAGGGCGCCCAGACGGGCGAGCCCGGCGACGGCAAGGTCTTCGTCCTCCCCGTGGAGGACGCGGTCCAGATCCGAACGGGCGAGCGCGGACCCGACGCAGTGTAG
- the hemB gene encoding porphobilinogen synthase, translating to MNPTRRPRRLRTDGVRPLVSETELSASDLIAPVFVDATTDERVPIESMPGHERVPVEAAVDRVEEVLATGVEAVIVFGIPEAKDERGSRAWAEDGVVQRAVRDVTAETDAYVITDVCLCEYTEHGHCGILEPDADEDPTLTVRNDETLDLLAETAVSHARAGADMVAPSASMDGMVGAIREALDGEGYDDVPIMSYAAKYESAFYGPFRDAADGAPAFGDRRHYQMDPANAREAMREVALDVEEGADVLMVKPALPYLDVVSAIRREHDHPVAAYNVSGEYAMLHAAAEKGWLDLEEVAYESLLSIKRAGADLILTYFAEDVAERL from the coding sequence ATGAACCCCACGCGTCGCCCGCGGCGGCTCCGGACGGACGGGGTCCGCCCGCTGGTCAGCGAGACGGAGCTGTCGGCGTCGGACCTGATCGCCCCGGTGTTCGTCGACGCCACGACGGACGAGCGGGTGCCCATCGAGTCGATGCCCGGCCACGAGCGCGTGCCCGTCGAGGCGGCCGTCGACCGCGTCGAGGAGGTCCTGGCGACGGGCGTCGAGGCGGTCATCGTCTTCGGCATCCCCGAAGCCAAGGACGAGCGGGGCTCCCGCGCCTGGGCCGAGGACGGCGTCGTCCAGCGGGCGGTCCGCGACGTCACCGCCGAGACGGACGCCTACGTGATCACGGACGTCTGCCTCTGCGAGTACACCGAGCACGGCCACTGCGGTATCCTGGAGCCAGACGCCGACGAGGACCCGACGCTGACGGTCCGCAACGACGAGACGCTGGACCTGCTCGCGGAGACGGCCGTCTCCCACGCCCGTGCTGGCGCCGACATGGTCGCGCCGTCCGCCTCGATGGACGGGATGGTGGGGGCCATCCGCGAGGCGCTCGACGGCGAGGGGTACGACGACGTGCCGATCATGAGCTACGCGGCCAAGTACGAGTCGGCCTTCTACGGGCCCTTCCGGGACGCCGCCGACGGGGCACCGGCCTTCGGCGACCGCCGGCACTACCAGATGGACCCCGCGAACGCGCGCGAGGCCATGCGCGAGGTGGCGCTCGACGTCGAGGAGGGCGCCGACGTGCTGATGGTCAAGCCCGCGCTGCCCTACCTCGACGTCGTGAGTGCGATCCGGCGGGAGCACGACCACCCCGTCGCCGCCTACAACGTCTCCGGGGAGTACGCCATGCTCCACGCCGCCGCCGAGAAGGGCTGGCTGGACCTGGAGGAAGTCGCCTACGAGTCGCTGCTGTCCATCAAGCGCGCCGGCGCGGACCTGATCCTGACCTACTTCGCCGAGGACGTCGCCGAGCGGCTGTGA